A genomic region of Cannabis sativa cultivar Pink pepper isolate KNU-18-1 chromosome 1, ASM2916894v1, whole genome shotgun sequence contains the following coding sequences:
- the LOC115707336 gene encoding uncharacterized protein LOC115707336 yields the protein MEDTSLLELCVAEDVIQALCGASNSSSMEKSLELLIEISRTADGRVDLGSKHILSMVIQLIQSIPYPSGRQFLVLSLRLLRNLCAGEISNQNSFLQRNGVGAILNVFRSAKLSSEEDYGFFRIGLQVLANVSLAGEEHQRLIWNQLFPDEFLALAKIRGREVCDPLCMVIYVCCDGNPELLTELCNGCGLPIVREIIRTTAAVGFGEDWLKLLLSRIYLEQLHTPPLFSVSSLVGPNNTKVEDNVVGDIFSPEQAFLLRIISEILNERLEEITVPNDFALRVLEIFKSSIVVISSGSTTKSGLPTGSISIDVLGYSLTILRDICAREGPRDSEEGLVDAVETLLSYGLVELLLSLLRNLEPPAMIKKAMNQGENQEGRTSSRSLRPCPYKGFRRDVVAVIGNCSYKRRNVQDEIRQKNGILLLLQQCVTDEDNPFLREWGIWSVRNLLEGNAENQRAVAELELQGSVDTPEISSLGLKVEVDPSSGRAKLVNIS from the exons ATGGAGGATACCTCATTGCTAGAGCTGTGTGTAGCAGAAGATGTTATTCAGGCGTTATGCGGTGCCTCAAACTCTTCTTCCATGGAGAAATCTTTAGAGTTGCTAATAGAAATTTCCAGAACTGCAGATGGTCGAGTAGATCTAGGTTCCAAGCATATTCTGTCTATGGTCATTCAGCTGATTCAGTCCATTCCTTATCCTTCTGGTCGTCAATTTCTTGTATTGTCTTTAAGGCTTTTAAGAAATCTTTGTGCTGGAGAGATTTCAAATCAAAATTCATTTCTTCAGAGAAATGGTGTTGGAGCTATTTTGAATGTCTTTAGGTCAGCGAAGCTGTCTTCCGAGGAAGATTATGGGTTCTTCCGAATTGGGTTGCAAGTTCTTGCTAATGTTTCCTTGGCTGGGGAAGAGCATCAGCGGTTGATATGGAACCAATTATTCCCAGACGAGTTTCTTGCACTTGCGAAAATTCGAGGCAGGGAGGTCTGTGATCCATTGTGCATGGTCATTTATGTTTGCTGCGATGGAAATCCTGAACTGCTGACAGAGCTCTGCAATGGATGTGGCCTCCCCATTGTAAGGGAAATTATAAGGACTACTGCTGCAG TTGGATTTGGAGAAGATTGGCTGAAGTTGCTTCTCTCAAGAATCTATTTAGAGCAACTTCATACCCCTCCACTTTTTTCTGTATCATCTCTTGTTGGTCCCAATAATACCAAAGTTGAAGATAATGTGGTTGGAGATATTTTCTCACCAGAACAAGCATTTCTTTTGAGAATTATATCTGAGATATTAAATGAGCGACTAGAGGAGATTACTGTCCCAAATGATTTTGCTTTGCGCGTTCTTGAAATATTTAAGTCATCTATTGTGGTTATCAGTTCTGGCTCAACAACCAAATCGGGACTTCCAACAGGCTCCATCTCTATAGATGTTCTTGGGTACTCATTAACAATTCTGAGAGATATATGTGCTCGAGAGGGTCCGAGAGACTCCGAGGAAGGCCTGGTGGATGCTGTTGAGACACTACTATCGTATGGACTTGTTGAATTACTTTTAAGCCTGCTCCGAAATCTTGAGCCTCCAGCAATGATCAAGAAGGCCATGAACCAAGGAGAGAACCAAGAGGGACGAACCAGTTCTCGCTCATTAAGGCCCTGTCCTTACAAAGGATTCCGTAGAGATGTTGTTGCGGTGATTGGCAATTGTTCATATAAAAGAAGGAATGTACAAGATGAGATTAGACAGAAGAATGGGATTCTTTTGCTCTTACAGCAGTGTGTTACTGATGAAGACAATCCATTTTTGAGGGAATGGGGCATTTGGTCTGTAAGGAACTTGTTAGAAGGGAATGCAGAAAACCAGAGGGCAGTGGCTGAACTAGAGCTTCAAGGTTCTGTTGATACGCCTGAAATTTCGAGTCTCGGTCTCAAAGTGGAGGTGGATCCAAGCTCAGGCCGTGCAAAGCTTGTTAACATCTCATGA